A genomic window from Nocardioides jiangxiensis includes:
- a CDS encoding helix-turn-helix domain-containing protein has protein sequence MAQLSVRQAAERLGVSEGRVRQRIDAGQIRAEKIGGRWLVDLPPGPAPRPQRGRPVDPRSVWASLLELDVDPVIDDPASRDAEPLRERAQRISASSHWRAVGRIRRALVDRDHADLFAWLSWRGDRLELSAAPADLAGLRRDPLILLSGLSVEQSSMEDMSLVEGYVASHDVEPLVARHWLEDPRPAERPNVILHAAPERPLRLSRLLLAADLAEHGGPRELARAHELVGEVATEIGGNA, from the coding sequence ATGGCTCAGCTCTCGGTACGACAGGCAGCGGAACGCCTCGGCGTCTCCGAGGGCCGCGTACGCCAGCGCATCGACGCCGGCCAGATCCGGGCCGAGAAGATCGGCGGGCGCTGGCTGGTCGACCTGCCCCCAGGTCCCGCACCTCGCCCTCAGCGCGGCCGACCCGTCGACCCGCGATCGGTTTGGGCGAGCCTGCTCGAGCTCGACGTCGACCCCGTCATCGACGACCCTGCGTCACGCGACGCAGAGCCACTGCGCGAGCGCGCACAGCGAATCAGCGCTTCGTCCCACTGGCGCGCTGTCGGACGCATTCGACGGGCACTGGTCGACCGCGACCACGCGGATCTCTTCGCCTGGCTCAGCTGGCGCGGTGACCGTCTCGAACTGTCGGCCGCGCCGGCAGATCTGGCCGGCCTTCGCAGGGATCCACTGATCCTGCTCTCGGGACTGTCGGTGGAGCAGAGCAGCATGGAGGACATGTCGCTCGTCGAGGGGTACGTCGCCAGTCACGACGTCGAACCGCTGGTCGCGCGCCACTGGCTCGAGGACCCGCGACCCGCGGAGCGGCCCAACGTGATCCTCCACGCTGCTCCCGAGCGCCCACTGCGCCTGAGCCGCCTCCTACTGGCTGCCGACCTGGCCGAACACGGCGGTCCCCGCGAGTTGGCCCGCGCGCATGAACTCGTCGGCGAGGTCGCAACCGAGATCGGCGGCAACGCGTGA
- a CDS encoding replication initiator, which translates to MGVRSRSDVVALLPRLLPDALPGLAGDAIPDLPRLSHTEQDRFLEQLRSQSVGDFADALAKVGGCSHPIRLVGSSMRVDAATGEVVSSFASKDQELGVVYVPCGNRRTSKCPACAWVYAGDTYWLIKTGICGGRTVPDRVTENPMVFATFTAPSFGAVHGRRDAGACRPRRGECEHGRPLGCHRHHAEDDELLGQPLCRDCYDYTSHLIWQWHAGELWQRFNMAIKRAVAKHLGVPGSKVTEHACVQYGKVAELQARGAIHFHGLLRLDGPKTTRGYEPAPAGIDAVVLCELIKEAAASVRLEVPGATPDDVRRVLAFGAQIDVRTVHPGSRVDDPDGPLTANQVAKYVAKYASKAASDDAKQNDHFQRLRATAYALAERTRDAAEDWCARGETPPRYGEMSRWAHELGYHGHFASKSHVWGLTRTQLRRARQRVRILEEQARRTGEVLDLAAREAELYAKEAVEDETTVVIAEWQYAGTGWANDAQTTLAIASAAAAREYAREEAAERRTTHNNSEKGTR; encoded by the coding sequence ATGGGCGTTCGATCTCGCAGCGACGTGGTCGCCCTGCTGCCGCGGTTGCTGCCCGATGCGCTGCCCGGCCTCGCCGGCGATGCCATCCCCGACCTCCCGCGACTGAGCCACACCGAGCAGGACCGGTTCCTCGAGCAGCTCCGCTCCCAGTCGGTCGGCGACTTCGCCGATGCCCTGGCCAAGGTCGGTGGCTGCTCGCATCCGATCAGGCTTGTCGGCTCCTCGATGCGGGTCGACGCCGCCACCGGGGAGGTGGTCTCGTCGTTTGCGAGCAAGGACCAGGAGCTCGGGGTCGTCTACGTCCCGTGCGGCAACCGTCGTACGTCGAAGTGTCCGGCCTGCGCGTGGGTCTACGCCGGCGACACCTACTGGCTGATCAAGACCGGCATCTGCGGCGGCCGCACCGTCCCCGACCGGGTGACTGAGAACCCGATGGTCTTCGCGACCTTCACCGCCCCGTCCTTCGGCGCAGTCCATGGCCGGCGCGACGCCGGGGCCTGCCGACCCCGCCGGGGTGAGTGCGAGCACGGACGCCCGCTCGGCTGCCACCGCCATCACGCTGAGGACGACGAACTCCTCGGGCAGCCGCTGTGCCGCGACTGCTACGACTACACCTCTCACCTGATCTGGCAGTGGCACGCCGGTGAGCTGTGGCAGCGGTTCAACATGGCCATCAAGCGCGCCGTCGCCAAGCACCTCGGAGTGCCCGGCTCGAAGGTCACCGAGCACGCGTGCGTGCAGTACGGCAAGGTCGCCGAGCTCCAGGCCCGCGGCGCGATCCACTTCCACGGCCTGCTCCGTCTCGACGGCCCGAAGACCACCCGCGGCTACGAGCCCGCCCCGGCCGGCATCGACGCCGTCGTCCTCTGTGAGCTGATCAAGGAAGCCGCCGCCTCGGTCCGGCTCGAAGTGCCCGGCGCAACCCCCGACGACGTACGTCGAGTCCTCGCGTTCGGAGCCCAGATCGACGTCCGCACCGTTCATCCCGGAAGCCGCGTGGACGACCCCGACGGACCGCTCACTGCGAACCAGGTGGCGAAGTACGTCGCCAAGTACGCCTCCAAGGCGGCGTCGGACGACGCCAAGCAGAACGACCACTTCCAGCGGCTCCGCGCCACCGCCTACGCACTCGCCGAGCGGACCCGCGACGCCGCCGAGGATTGGTGTGCCCGAGGCGAGACGCCGCCGCGCTACGGCGAGATGTCCCGCTGGGCGCACGAGCTGGGCTATCACGGCCACTTCGCCAGCAAGTCCCACGTCTGGGGCCTGACCCGCACCCAACTTCGGAGAGCGCGGCAGCGGGTCCGCATCCTCGAGGAGCAGGCCCGCCGTACCGGTGAAGTGCTCGACCTCGCCGCCCGGGAAGCCGAGCTCTACGCCAAGGAGGCCGTCGAGGACGAGACCACCGTCGTGATCGCCGAGTGGCAGTACGCCGGCACCGGCTGGGCCAACGACGCGCAGACCACCCTCGCCATCGCCTCGGCAGCCGCAGCGCGCGAGTACGCCCGTGAGGAAGCAGCGGAGCGCAGGACCACCCACAACAACTCGGAGAAGGGAACACGGTGA
- a CDS encoding tyrosine-type recombinase/integrase, translated as MTVRKTPNGRWRGQVKVGRTQVASRTFDTRREAVSWVMRERAAIAGGVDPRAGRQRVRDLLPEWLEVRKASVSARTYRSDKDLVRLVPVAIGAMYVSAITDREVQRALVALSQRGLAESSVERFRASLSAFFGWCVRERIVLTNPVTRTKVPRQTRPTVEMYPFSEDELEEVVAAVAERNVQLSRVVLVAGWTGLRWSELRAIRVRDFIRVPLPLLVVERAAPEGVGVKQTKGRRVRRVPVADRILSIIEAFAMEKGPNDLLFTTDAGAQLHATPFRRTTNWPVTGQGRRVHDLRHTAACLWLNKGVDPATVQAWMGHASIGTTNIYIRHLGTGADRAGLDRLNADSRGLGCAGGASEVRGSE; from the coding sequence GTGACCGTCCGCAAGACTCCCAACGGCCGCTGGCGGGGGCAGGTCAAGGTCGGCCGCACCCAGGTCGCCTCACGGACGTTCGACACCCGACGCGAAGCGGTGTCGTGGGTGATGCGGGAGCGGGCAGCGATCGCCGGGGGAGTGGACCCGCGCGCCGGCCGGCAACGGGTCCGCGACCTGCTCCCGGAGTGGCTCGAGGTCCGCAAGGCGTCGGTCTCCGCGCGCACGTATCGCTCGGACAAGGATCTGGTCCGGCTGGTGCCGGTGGCGATCGGTGCCATGTACGTCTCCGCGATCACCGACCGCGAGGTGCAGCGGGCACTGGTCGCCCTGTCGCAGCGCGGCCTTGCGGAGTCCTCGGTCGAGCGGTTCCGCGCGTCGCTGTCGGCGTTCTTCGGCTGGTGCGTCCGCGAGCGGATCGTCCTGACCAACCCGGTGACGCGCACGAAGGTGCCACGGCAGACCCGGCCGACGGTCGAGATGTATCCGTTCTCGGAGGACGAGCTCGAGGAGGTCGTCGCAGCCGTGGCCGAGCGCAACGTGCAGCTCTCCCGCGTGGTGCTCGTTGCGGGGTGGACCGGGCTGCGCTGGTCGGAGCTGCGCGCGATCCGGGTGCGCGACTTCATCCGGGTGCCGCTGCCACTACTCGTTGTGGAGCGGGCCGCGCCGGAAGGCGTCGGGGTGAAGCAGACCAAGGGCCGTCGCGTTCGCAGGGTGCCGGTCGCCGACCGGATCCTGTCGATCATCGAGGCGTTCGCCATGGAGAAGGGGCCGAACGACCTGCTCTTCACCACCGATGCCGGGGCACAACTGCACGCCACGCCGTTCCGGCGTACGACGAACTGGCCGGTCACCGGACAGGGCCGACGCGTCCACGACCTGCGGCACACCGCGGCGTGCCTGTGGCTCAACAAGGGCGTCGATCCGGCGACCGTCCAAGCGTGGATGGGGCACGCCTCGATCGGCACGACGAACATCTACATCCGCCACCTCGGCACCGGTGCTGACCGGGCCGGACTCGACCGTCTGAACGCCGATTCCAGGGGGCTGGGGTGCGCCGGGGGTGCGTCAGAGGTCCGGGGGTCGGAATGA
- a CDS encoding helix-turn-helix transcriptional regulator, whose product MLTTSEVAKRLQVSPSTLSRWRATGIGPKVYWISQGSPRYREDDVMAWLEGLSV is encoded by the coding sequence ATGCTGACCACCAGCGAGGTGGCCAAGCGGCTCCAGGTCTCGCCGTCCACGCTGTCGCGCTGGCGGGCAACCGGGATCGGGCCGAAGGTCTACTGGATCAGCCAGGGCTCGCCCCGCTACCGCGAGGACGACGTGATGGCGTGGCTGGAAGGTCTGTCGGTGTGA
- a CDS encoding thiamine ABC transporter substrate-binding protein, producing the protein MPRLDRRLAVSTAAVLTAASLALSACSLTGKEKGPQGTGSELPSASGSAVPGSTVTLVTHGDFALPAALLKKFETDTGLKLKVSKIEDGLPTQLALTKEHPLGDVAYGVDNGSAAFDLQQGVFADYEAKLPDGAAQYKLKGAADKDWLTPVDHGAVCVNVDLPWFTQHKIEPPATLEDLTLPKYKDLTVLPGATGSTTGLLFMLATMDQFGDDWTGYWSRLVKNGADIAKDWSDAYYGGFTAGEGGGKRPIVVSYDTSPAFTVDDRTGESTTAALLDTCIQQVEYAGVLNNAANPAGARELVDFLVSPEVQAALPDSMYMFPVATGTPLPDAWARHAHQPSRVYTFDADELAEHRQEWLAEWRDVTSR; encoded by the coding sequence ATGCCCCGCCTCGACCGCCGCCTCGCCGTCAGCACCGCCGCCGTCCTCACGGCCGCCAGCCTCGCGCTGTCCGCGTGCAGCCTGACCGGCAAGGAGAAGGGCCCGCAGGGCACGGGCAGCGAGCTCCCCTCCGCGAGCGGGTCCGCCGTCCCCGGGTCGACGGTCACCCTGGTGACGCACGGTGACTTCGCGCTGCCGGCTGCGCTGCTGAAGAAGTTCGAGACCGACACGGGCCTCAAGCTCAAGGTCAGCAAGATCGAGGACGGCCTGCCGACGCAGCTCGCGCTCACCAAGGAGCACCCGCTCGGCGACGTCGCCTACGGGGTGGACAACGGCTCGGCCGCCTTCGACCTCCAGCAGGGGGTCTTCGCCGACTACGAGGCGAAGCTGCCCGACGGAGCCGCGCAGTACAAGCTCAAGGGTGCCGCTGACAAGGACTGGCTGACCCCGGTCGACCACGGCGCGGTGTGCGTCAACGTCGACCTCCCGTGGTTCACCCAGCACAAGATCGAGCCGCCCGCGACCCTGGAGGACCTCACCCTCCCGAAGTACAAGGACCTCACCGTCCTGCCGGGCGCCACGGGCTCGACGACCGGGCTGCTCTTCATGCTCGCGACGATGGACCAGTTCGGCGACGACTGGACCGGCTACTGGTCCCGCCTGGTGAAGAACGGTGCTGACATCGCCAAGGACTGGAGCGACGCCTACTACGGCGGCTTCACCGCGGGGGAGGGCGGCGGCAAGCGTCCGATCGTCGTCTCCTACGACACCTCGCCGGCGTTCACCGTCGACGACAGGACCGGCGAGTCGACGACGGCCGCGCTCCTGGACACCTGCATCCAGCAGGTCGAGTACGCCGGTGTCCTCAACAACGCCGCCAACCCGGCGGGCGCGCGCGAGCTTGTCGACTTCCTGGTCTCGCCCGAGGTCCAGGCTGCCCTGCCCGACAGCATGTACATGTTCCCGGTCGCCACGGGCACGCCGCTGCCCGACGCCTGGGCTCGTCACGCCCACCAGCCCAGCCGCGTCTACACCTTCGACGCCGACGAGCTGGCGGAGCACCGCCAGGAGTGGCTCGCCGAGTGGCGCGACGTCACCAGCCGCTGA